ATGCATTGATACCGGCCAGCGGACTGAACATTGGTGGAAAGACGTATCCCTCAGTAGCTCAAAATCCTGCAGGTTACCGTTTGATTTATACTAATTTTCAATATGATGCAGGGATATCCGGCATTATTTCGCCATCGGCACCTTATTGTAAGACCGTTCAGCAGGTTAAAGTAACACTCAGAAACTACGGAACTACTACCCTGACCAGTGACACAATTCGCTGGTCGGTAAACGGGGTGATGCAAACGCCCTATGTCTGGAACGGTAGTCTGACAACCGGCAACAGTGTTGACCTGATCCTTGGCAGCTATACCTTCAGCATGGGGACATCTTATGTATTAAAAGTGTACACTTCCTATTTCAATGGCACATATAATGACAATTACCGTCAGAACGATACAGCCATCAGGAGCAACATTATTTTTTATCCTGTTCCGGTGGCAGGATTTAGCTTGAATGATACTTTTCAGTGTTTGAAAGGGAATAATTTTGTGTTTACGAATACTTCCACCATAGGCAGTGGTAGCTTTAGCAGTTTCTGGAATTTTGGTGATAATAGCACATCATCCGCTGCATCGCCATCACACAGTTATCAGGGGGTTGACACCTATCTGGTAAAACTGGTTGTCACGTCTGCTTATGGTTGTCCGGATAGTTTCAGCAGGAATGTTTATTTAAAGCCCAATCAGACAAGCGATTTCAGTGTCAGTGACACCTCACTTTGCCTGCATGGGAATATGTTTTCATTTACCAATGCGACTACATTTTCGTCAGGGACTTTTACAAGTTTATGGAAATTCGGAGACAACACCACCTCAACAGCAGCGAATCCTTCACATTCGTATAATTCAGCGGGGAATTATCAGGTGAGGCTGATAACCACCACCAATACAGGATGTATAGACAGCATTGATAAGACAATACATGTAAATCCACATCCCAGTACGCAGTTTCAGTTTATAAGCGATACGGCTCAATGTTACAGTCAGAATGTTTTTAAAACGAACAACCAGACTACCATCAGTGCCGGTACATTTACCAGTTTCTGGAACTTTGGCGATAATACGACTTCTACGAATGTTTCACCTGTAAAATCATATGCATCTGCGGGGACTTATGTGATGAAGCTGACAACAACATCTGATTATGGATGTTCTGACAGTTTCAGCCGAATGGTCATTGTATATCCCAATCCTGTAACTGTTTTTTCGATAAACGACAGCTCACAATGTAATATTATCAATAGTTTCATTTTTACCAACCAATCCTCGGTTTCATCCGGGACTTTGACCAGTACCTGGGATTTCGGAGACAACAGCGGTTCGACCCAGACCTCCCCGTCAAAAAACTATCAGACAGCGGGTGTTTATTCAGTCAAGCTGGTAACGAAGTCAAATTTTGGTTGTTTGGACAGCATGACAAAAAATGTATATGTAAGGCCAAAACCACAGGCAGCCTTTCTAATCAATGACAGCGATCAGTGTCTGAAAGGGAACAGATTTGAGTTCAACAATATGAGTGGAATATCATCAGGTTCACTTACAAGCAGCTGGAATTTTGGAGATAATACAGTCAGCACGGCAGTTTCTCCGGTAAAAAGTTATACAAAAGACGGGACATTTGCCGTAAAGCTCATAGCCACATCTAATTTTGGATGCAAAGACAGTATCAGCAAAAATGTTCATCTTTATCCGCAAGCCAACCCATCGTTTACCATCAATGATTCAGAGCAATGTTTTAAATCAAATACATTTGTGTTTACCAATACTTCGTCCATTCCATACGGGACATTTACAAGTTACTGGAATTTCGGGGACAATAATACCAGTACGGTAAGCTCTCCGGTTTATTCCTATACCAGCGAGGGTATTTTCAAACCAATGCTGATTACGACATCCGGAAACGGATGCAAGGACACACTGGTCAGGCAGGTGAGTGTTCATCCCAGTCCGGTATCATATTTTACACAAGGTGTTAATCCTCAGTGTCTTGAGAGTAATTTATTTTATATGGATAACCATTCATATATTTCATCAGGGAGTATTGTTCATCATAATTGGTACTTTGGTGATGGCGATAGTATAGATCAGGTAAATCCACAGCACAAATACAAGACAACCGGTACATTTAAGATACTATTAAAGGTAATAAGCGACAAAGGTTGTACGGATACATCCACAAAGATGGTAGAAGTCATACCTCAGCCAGTTGCCGGAATGACGGTAAATGATACGTCACAATGTATCAGGAATCATGTATTTCAGTTTTCAGATGATTCAAAAACCGCATCAGGAAGTATAACCAATTATATCTGGTATTTTGGGGATGGGAAAACGAGTACACAGAAGGATCCGGCACATACCTATGCAATGGCAAAGACCTTTACAGTAACGCATATTGTAACCTCCTCCAATGGTTGTCGCGACACGGTAACACAAAAAGTATATGTTTTTCCGATGCCAGTGGCTGATTTTAGCATAGAAGACACCAATCAATGTTTGAAAGAAAATCATTTCAAGGCCACAAACAACTCCACCGGCAGTGGGAATCTCAGGTATTTATGGTCTTTTGGGAACAGTCAAACGTCAGGCGATAAAAATCCGGTTTTTTCTTACAGTCAATCAGGAATTTATCCGGTCAGTCTTGTTGTGCTGAATGAAAATGATTGTGCAGACACGATGGAAAAGGCAGTGGTGGTCAGGCAAAGCCCGGTTGTGAATCTTGGAAGAGACACAACGCTATACCACAACCAGTCGATTGTCTTGCATGCCGGCAGCGGATATGATAAATATCTCTGGTCGAACAACGATACGACTGAAAGTATAGTGGTAGATACAAACGGAATCGGGCTGGATCATCCAACCTTGTTCTGGGTAAGAGCCATGTTAAACAATTGTGAAGATGCGGATTCCATAGTCATTACCTTTATTCATAATGTTTCCATAGAAAATCTGCC
This genomic interval from Sphingobacteriales bacterium contains the following:
- a CDS encoding PKD domain-containing protein, yielding KIAISTIHGYITESIPNTYEKETQKSVALEYRLTPDGFYTFSGKYNTNHTLIIDPIPDVIWSTYYGDSGRDKVNGVSYDSLGNVYITGETTSTSNMATSGAHMTTYGGGTAHYNWGGDAFVAKLTSTGTRVWATYYGGTSNDQGNCIKTSKNGDSYVAGCTESTSGIATSGAFQTSRPSSSYHNPFLVKFNSSGVRQWGTYYGSGGNDHTFNNTIAFDKSGNIYITGSANCVSSCQTITTSGCYQAQNSASGTGNAYNDAFVAKFSPSGSLIWGTYYGGNRGGNQASHDEGDAIYVDDSNYVYITGSCQSSVGIATTNAYQTSFGGAVGTYDAFIAKFNSTGSALKWATYYGDSGNDYGRGITADDSGNVYVSGFTASTSSFTTSGAFQTSYAGGTYDAFLAKFTKNCSRVWGTYFGGSGSDILTTLSLSPSKDLISTGYIDSASASAGLATSGSYKSVYAGGTQDGIIVKFGLNGSRKWCSYFGGNQQDLIYCHEIDQSGNIYIGGLTFSTSGIATSGTYQTTYSSQEDGFVSKILDQPVIITSATTIQPDTSATPAGTKNKMIIGIKISTVGGAPYAKVTQFSFDTAGVFSFADITGTAKVYYTGNSPVFNTNKLFDSTSTTPSSAFTISGNQLLDTGTVYFWLTFDVKFSATVGHYLDAKCTQIKWDSGGISCIKVPSITSPAGKIRITEPLKTLNSLTISQPSTDMVYRYSNDNPVLRIDLNVIGTAGTLPLNQVKVVAKNTANSDVSNVKLYFTTSTTFSNSVQVGTTKTLSGDTVTFTALNFNLPTGQSYIWVTYDIPGTAVLFDTVDALIPASGLNIGGKTYPSVAQNPAGYRLIYTNFQYDAGISGIISPSAPYCKTVQQVKVTLRNYGTTTLTSDTIRWSVNGVMQTPYVWNGSLTTGNSVDLILGSYTFSMGTSYVLKVYTSYFNGTYNDNYRQNDTAIRSNIIFYPVPVAGFSLNDTFQCLKGNNFVFTNTSTIGSGSFSSFWNFGDNSTSSAASPSHSYQGVDTYLVKLVVTSAYGCPDSFSRNVYLKPNQTSDFSVSDTSLCLHGNMFSFTNATTFSSGTFTSLWKFGDNTTSTAANPSHSYNSAGNYQVRLITTTNTGCIDSIDKTIHVNPHPSTQFQFISDTAQCYSQNVFKTNNQTTISAGTFTSFWNFGDNTTSTNVSPVKSYASAGTYVMKLTTTSDYGCSDSFSRMVIVYPNPVTVFSINDSSQCNIINSFIFTNQSSVSSGTLTSTWDFGDNSGSTQTSPSKNYQTAGVYSVKLVTKSNFGCLDSMTKNVYVRPKPQAAFLINDSDQCLKGNRFEFNNMSGISSGSLTSSWNFGDNTVSTAVSPVKSYTKDGTFAVKLIATSNFGCKDSISKNVHLYPQANPSFTINDSEQCFKSNTFVFTNTSSIPYGTFTSYWNFGDNNTSTVSSPVYSYTSEGIFKPMLITTSGNGCKDTLVRQVSVHPSPVSYFTQGVNPQCLESNLFYMDNHSYISSGSIVHHNWYFGDGDSIDQVNPQHKYKTTGTFKILLKVISDKGCTDTSTKMVEVIPQPVAGMTVNDTSQCIRNHVFQFSDDSKTASGSITNYIWYFGDGKTSTQKDPAHTYAMAKTFTVTHIVTSSNGCRDTVTQKVYVFPMPVADFSIEDTNQCLKENHFKATNNSTGSGNLRYLWSFGNSQTSGDKNPVFSYSQSGIYPVSLVVLNENDCADTMEKAVVVRQSPVVNLGRDTTLYHNQSIVLHAGSGYDKYLWSNNDTTESIVVDTNGIGLDHPTLFWVRAMLNNCEDADSIVITFIHNVSIENLPNDIRIAVYPNPANQFVRITADRVMERMEVEISDLNGKVLKSEKAENSEFIDLNISQLAEGIYFVNINGIRQFKLVKIKSR